A stretch of the Gossypium hirsutum isolate 1008001.06 chromosome D07, Gossypium_hirsutum_v2.1, whole genome shotgun sequence genome encodes the following:
- the LOC107953328 gene encoding protein DSS1 HOMOLOG ON CHROMOSOME V has translation MATELPKPATEDVKFDLFEDDDEFEEFEIDEEWELKEEGKEITQQWEDDWDDDDVTDDFSLQLRRELENNTENNN, from the exons ATGGCAACGGAACTACCAAAACCGGCAACCGAAGACGTAAAGTTTGATTTGTTTGAAGATGATGATGAGTTTGAAGAATTTGAGATTGATGAAG AGTGGGAGTTAAAGGAAGAAGGAAAGGAGATTACACAGCAATGGGAAGATGACTGGGATGATGATGATGTCACTGACGATTTCTCTTTACAACTGAGGAGGGAACTTGAGAATAACACTGAGAACAACAACTAA